A genomic stretch from Pagrus major chromosome 3, Pma_NU_1.0 includes:
- the LOC140994138 gene encoding uncharacterized protein, producing MIFPMGCGGSRADAIIEPRYHESWTRETESTWLTNTDVETSLPVATSKALEASLREKRMVNTGTQCGKQALTSTATNHQRRPRRSLTDQTTRDSKRRASKEAGALSKDGQPVNISSSGDAEPVECV from the exons ATGATTTTCCCGATGGGTTGTGGAGGCAGTCGGGCGGACGCGATCATCGAGCCGAGGTACCATGAGAGCTGGACCAGGGAAACGGAATCGACGTGGCTCACCAACACGGACGTAGAGACCTCTTTACCAGTAGCAACCA GTAAAGCTCTGGAGGCCAGTCTGAGGGAGAAGAGGATGGTGAACACAGGCACCCAGTGTGGGAAGCAGGCCCTCACATCCACCGCCACCAACCACCAGAGGAGACCCAGGCGATCCCTCACTGAT CAAACCACTCGCGACTCCAAAAGGAGGGCATCAAAGGAGGCTGGCGCTCTGTCTAAGGATGGGCAGCCCGtcaacatcagcagcagtggAGATGCTGAACCGGTGGAATGTGTCTGA